The Mus pahari chromosome 5, PAHARI_EIJ_v1.1, whole genome shotgun sequence genomic sequence GGACTCTTCCCAACTCCCCCACCCTAGCCCCACCCCACGCCACCCCCACAAATCTCCCCCATGCTGTCCTCTGGAGTTTGATTATTTCAGCTGCAGCCTAGCTAGGGAAGATCACAGTATCTCGCTGATGCAGCCCTCTTGGTAAACTACTGCCGAGGGATGGGGGCTGTTTCCACAGATGTCTGCTCTTGGGTTTTCCTTTGAATGACCTCTttgcttctggtttccatggaaacagccCTAGGAGCAAGGACAGCTGTGGGTCAAGACCCTCATCAGGAGGGACCCTCTCCTAAAAGCAGGTGACAGAGTGCAGGAGGACAAGAACGGAAGGGCTGAGGGGAGGGAACAGTGAAGtaggagggactgaaggagggaATCGGAAGGGAGAAACGTTGGGCCAAAGGCAGAGTCTGCAGGGAGTGGGAGGCCTTGGAGAGACTCTGGAGGACGACTGTTAGGGCCCCCAGGAGCTTCCACAGCAGGTCAGATAAGGACATCCTGGGAGGGTGGAATTGATGACATCAGCTCCTAGGAGGAGACAAAGACATAAATATCAGGAATAACGATGACAATGTAGCTTAGTGAGTGTGACCTGCTCACTGACCTAGATTGTAAAACTCCTCACCTTATTCATATTGCCAGAATGCATTGCTTGGGTTCTTATGTGTTCTTCAGACAGGAAGATCGTCCCCAAATTATTCAAAATCCCCAGGGTCCTCCTTAGTCAAAAGAATCCAATGGGAAAGTCCGCTTTGCTTGATGACCCCTGAGGAAGGACAAACTGACTTCTCTATGCTGTCATCCTCGAGGCTTCAGCCTGGATCTCTTCAAGGGAGAGGGACACTAGACCATAATATACAACAAGAGGGGCTGCCGGCTTCAGACCAGAACCCCGCAGTCCCATTGCTCACACCGCAGACCCCAGAACCCCTGTggatacctacctacctacctaccacaGCTAAGTGTCGCTGGCAAGTGTGAGGGGCTCTTTGAAGAAGCACAGGGCAGGCAAGTTGAGACCCACTGGCCCCAGCAGCTCCTCCTTCATCTTTTAAAGTACCAGAGCCCTGTGTCCTCCTGCTTAAGTTGCTGATGTAATTCTCCTTTTAAGTTTAGAAAACACTAGCCTATGGGAAGGTGGCAGGGTACTACTGCAGTCACCTTAAGCAAAGCCAGGATGGTGGGCAGACATGGGCTCCTAATTAGCCTCTTCACTCCTTTTCAGGAACCACTGGTGCTTAAGAGAGCTGTAAGCCCTGTCTTTCTTGTCCCATTCAAGAGTGGGCATGTGGCATTTGCCCAGGAAGCACAAATGCCTGTTGATTTCAATGGAAGATGCTGGAGCTTCCCCATGTCCTCCTGACACCATGGGTCTATTATCTTCGCTGGGATCATGATTACAAGGATGGATGCTAAGAACATGTCCAGGTTTCACCCTGCCTTGAAGGAAAGCCAGGCTTTGGAGCCCCAGGTCTAGATGGAGGAATGGCCACAGGATCTGTGACGGGAAGGCACGGCAGTGGTTCAGGGAAGGTGGCTAGGCTCCGGAGCATGATTTTGGTATGAGCTCTCTGGAAGAGATACCAGAGCTGGTGGGAGGGGCAGTTTGCAGCAGTGAGGGAACTGTAGGAGAAAGCCTCATGTCCATGTAACATGGGAGCCTACATTCATAGGCCTGGTTCTTAGGTACTGAATCTGTGGCTTCCATCCCCCCTATTaagggcattttctttctttctttctttctttctttctttctttctttctttctttctttctttctttctttctttttgtattttttattagatattttctttatttacatttcaaatgctatcccgaaagttccctataccttcccccagtccctgctcccttacccacccactcccacttcttggccctggcattcccctgtggtggatcatataaagtttgcaagatcaaggggcctctcttcccaatgatggcagattaggccatcttctgctacatatgcagctagagacacgagctcagggggtactggttagttcatattgttgttccacctacagggttgcaacccccttcagctccttgggtactttctctagttcctccattgggggccctgtgttccatccaatagctgactgtgagcatccacttctgtgtttgccaggtactggcatagcctcacaagaggccactatatcagggtccctcagcagaatcttgctggcatgagcattagtatctaggtatggtggctgatgatgggatggatccccggatggggtagtctctggatagtccatcctttcatcttagctctaaattttgtctctgtacctatatcctttcatgggtattttgttccttattctaaagaggaatgaagtatccacacgatggtcttccttcttggttttcttgtgttttgcaaaatgtgtcttgggtattctaagtttctgggctaatatccgcttatcagtgagtgcatatctagtgacttcttttgtgattgggttacctcactaaggatgatatcctccagatacatccatttgcccaaggatTTCataagatcttccaactggtaataaggacacatgctccactatgttcatagcagccttatttataatagccagaagctggaaagaacccagatgttcctcaatagagaaatggatacagaaaatgtggtacatttacacaatggagtactactcagctattaaaaacaatgaatttatgaaattcttgggcaaatggatggatctggaggatatcatccttagtgaggtaactcttatttctttatttcattttgttatagGTGTCTGGGTGCTTTGCATCGTGCTCACGCAGTTCctgaaaaggccagaagagggcactagatcacCTCAGACGAGACTTCCAGACTGCTGTGATCCACCATGTAGtcactgggaatggaacccaggtcttctggaagagcatcaagtgctcttaactgctgggccatctctgtaGGTCTTGAGGAGCCTCTCTCGCCAGAATCCATCCATGATTCCCGGAGCTAGAGGGATGCCTAGGGACAACGGGGCTAGCATGTCTTTGTAAAAAGTTCTGAGCTCAGAGCTGGGTGTATTCAagtggaggaactagaggaaACACACATGTTCTAATCAAGTTCACAGAGTAAAAGCCTTGTGGACTGGATGCTCCCACTTAAATTCAGACACTGAAACCCCAACCCTGGGATCTTAGGGGGTCAATTAAGGTAAAATGAAATACTAACTGTCTGACCCAGACAGTTGACTGTCCCCATCAGAAGGAATCAGAAAACTTCGTTTTCTCTCTGCCATGGGCAGACCCAGTCAAAAGCAAGGAAGAAGAGCTCTCGCCAGGGACCAGACCCAGAGCTAGGCCAGACCATGAGCATTTAGCCTCCAGGATAGTGAGGAATGCCTTTCTGCCACTGACGTCGTACCCCATACCCTCCATCAGCCCCTGGCTGTACCTCTGATATCTGACTTTTCCCCAGAGTGATGTCCCAGGGAGGAAATAGCAACAGCTCTAAGCTCTATTAACCACCTACTACATCTGCATTTGTCAAAATGGTTTAAACAGCCCAGCCTCTGCAGTTAAATTGACTTTAACACTCAAAGAACGCTGGCCTGATGCCACCCTCCGTGAATGCCAGAAGTCCGTTTGCCTGCTTGGTTCTGAAAGGTTTCTCACCCTCTGGTCCAGCAGGTGCAGATGAGCCTACCAAGTGCCCGCTGCTGTGTTGgcacctgtccctgcctcactCTGTAGCAACTGATTGTGCCTGGTGGCCTCCAGAGAAAAACAAAGCCccagctgctctttcaggggaaaGACATTGGCTCGAGGgcggctggggggtggggtggaggcctGTTGGATACTATGGTAGGGGCTTCCAGCTGCTGGAGATAGTCCTTCCCAGAGCCTAAGAACATCAGTCTATTGTGCGTGCATCACATgcgagtggtgtgtgtgtgtgtgtgtgtgtgtgtgtgtgtgtgtgtgtgtgactgtgctgTACAACACCGCTCCcactctctcccacctcctcccacccccaccccgtgcagACAGGTTTTGGTTGTAGTTTCTCAGGTGACTGCCTCAGAGCAAAGGTAGGGTCTGGGGCCTCAAGGAGCGCTGCTGGCTTGTTCCCACAAGCATTCCTTTGAAGTGACACCTTCCAGTCTCTTCTGCAGACATCAAAGGACAGAAGGCCTCATTTCTGCTGTACCTCACAGTGAaggtccccaccaccaccaccaccacactcccAGCACTGTTCACaaagggaagaggggacaggCACTTGCTCTGCACACCCCTACTGTGCTCCATGTCCCTTCAGTGCCTGTGGTCTCTCTGCCCTGGCCTTACCAAGAAGCACAGCTGAGAAGGCAAGAGGTACTATGGTAGTAGTTTCAGGGTGTGCACCTCAAAATCAACATCTTTATGAGTCTTTTAGTCCCCTGTCCTCAGAATGGGATTCTCACGGTACCCTTTGTCAGCCACTCTGTGGCCCCCAAAGGATGTTGTCCCCAATGGAGCTGTCCCTCGGAGGAGCATGGAGGGTCTTGCCGATAGCATCTCCATATAGGTCCTTAGGTAGGGATGTGTCTACCCCTGCTTGATTGACACTCTTTTCATCACAGGCTTGAAAGCTCGTCCTGTCTTTTCCTCGTTGACATATCAAGCTCGTCCTTTCAAATCCTTTTGAGTCTCTGCAGCTGCTACTGGGCCTACAGTCATTTCAAGCATCTTTGAAATTACTGGTTATTCACAGTAGCTTTCTATAGGTAGAATTTTCTATGTGGGTGTTCTCAGAAGCCCAGGGCATCTCCACTGTGTTACTGTAATGACTGCAACTTCAAAGGGTCTACAGGGAGGGGACTCGCGGGTAACAGAACTGACTGAATGCAGTTTATGAATAGGTGCTCTCCAGTCAAATCCTCTGGGCGCCAAGGGGATAGGACCCAGCCACCAGTTAGCTGGGGTTAACGGAAAAATGTCTGTTAAGGGACAAGGATATCCCTGATCAGCCTTCCACATCCAGGTCATGCCTTGGAACTTGTAGGTACTTAGGAACAGGGGTGACTTAGGCCTAAGCCTATAGGGCCATGCCTGTCAAGTGTTCTGGTAGATGAGGAGGAGTTCCCTTTAAAGAGAGATTTACACCATAGCTAGACCCAGAAGGGAGCATCACCAGTAGAGGATGTGTAGTCAACAGTCCTCTTGAACTGGGCCTTTCATGGCTACAGAGCCAGTGTCACGGTGGGGCAGATGGAAGAGCAGGCTGAAAGGGACCGAGCCCAAGTGTATGGGGCCTTTGAGACCCAGTGGCTTCACAGACAACTAAGCAACCATGTGACTGTGCATCGAACTGCACAGGATCTGGATCCTCAGCAACTGGGAAGACCAGCTGTGCACCTGGTAACTGCCTGTGACCTACTTGTTCCAGGTAAGATCCCTGTAACATCATACCTGATTCCCAGGGGCCACATTGTTCAATCGCTTGGCAGGGGCCATTAAATACCAGTTCTtctctggagccagaaactgaaGCCCGAGACAAGGTCACACAGTACATTGTATAAATTTATTTGGTCAGTCATGTTAATCAAATTGGTTTTCCAACTAATTTTTGCTAGATCTTGCAGCTCTACGTGTTGCCAGTGTGTCAGGTTTTCCAAGGCTGAGTATGAATAAGGTCACATTTATGGCTAAACAATAGCTCCTAGCCCCACTGGCTTTAGTAACAGGAATCTGGGCCTTTTTCCACAACTAAGTGCTGGGTTTCCCACACTCACTGGCTGCATTCTGCTGTACTTCAACGCTAACAGTGACCCTCCCCATTTCTGGTACTGCTGAGCCAACTGCCACTTGAGGACCCATTGGACTGGTGACATACACCAGGCAAGTCTCCCCCACTCACTATTTTGGAATCAATCAGTGGGttctcaaaccctatccccacccccaatctcctGGCCCAGGGTCACCAATCTGACACAGCTGTACACCTCCAGGAACCAGTCCTTACCTCTCCCCAGTTTATGGCTCTAGATTCCCTGCCCTCTTTGGTAATGATACTCTTGGGACCTAGAGACATTTCCACCACAGAGCGTTGCTATATACACACATCAGGTTTTAGCTCTGGTCATCCATGGGGAGGGTGGGTATTCAGCCTACTAAAGCCTTTGCTCTGGggcatcttgcctggcagacacaTTTGCACATGGAGGGGACCATTTGACTCTGTTGGATGGGTGAACAGCTCCTTTCATGGAGAGAACACAGAGGAGGTAGCCCCAAGACCTACCCCACTCATGGGTGAACCTGAAGCCGCTGTCTATCCCGGTGTCACAGGTGTTATCTCTGTCCAAGACAGCAAGGGGACAAAACAGTATCCAAGGGTGGGAACCTCATTTCTCaggtctgtgtagccctgaatcaCCACCAATGGGTTCCTGGAGGCCCAGCCCTGAGATGGGGCTCTGATCCTGGTTCTCACTTCCCTACAGCCACTGCCAAGGTCCTTAACTCTCTCTTCCTTAACTATTCCTTCAGGTGGCTCCACACTGAACACTGCCACAGCGACCATGGCCTGGAAGTGCCTTACCCTTCAATGGCTTCCAGTGGAGTGGAAGTGTTAGACTCTCAGGAGGAAGCTGCTTGCCTTACTCCCCTTTTCTATCCCCCTCCATGCGTCAGCCCTTCCTGTCCATTTGccttcctcttgcttctcctctttccctccctcccttctcttcctccccttcccattcctcctttcccctACATCTTGCCACACCTCCATCTTCTGCTCTGTGGGCAGCTCCCAGATTCTAGCTATAGTTCCATCTTCTCCTACCCCTCCCCACGCGATCAGGCCACCCCTGGCCTCTTACCCTGGAGGATCTACTTAGTTAGCTTTTCTTCCTAAAGCACGTGAGGTCTCCTGGGATTCTTCCCGTCCCACTCCTTCCATCTTGCAAAAACACGCCACAATTTATCCTTCTAATCATTTTACTCTCTCGAACGGCTGAGTCACGGCAAGTGAGATTTTCAgctgtccctgggagctccttcTCCTTCTACAGAGGAGCCGATGAAGGTTCCAACACTGGTTCAGCTGTCTGCCATTTCCCTCCAGGAACTGATGAGCCCTTCCACCTTCCTCAAATTCAGACCTTTGTGCTGCTTGGTAAAGAtagtccttcccccaacccccgaTCCCTGACCAGCTTCCTAGATAGTGTCATCAGGGCCAGCTGCCCAGCCAGGCACAATAAGGACAACTTCATTCTGTTATGGTTGAGCTGAACCAAGTTAAGACCATCCCCAAGTTAAGTCTTATCCCCTTCATAGTGGTGTAATGAACTCCTTCCTAGGCTGACCAAGTCAGAAGGCTGGTCACCTTCAAAAGAGCTCTCGTTTTTTAGGCTAAATCTTGCTTAGTCCTAGGACAGCATTGCTACCAGATGGCAATAGGAGAGGGAGCATCCAGTTCCAACTCTAGCATGCCTCCTTCCTCCCCGGGGTGCACTCTACTCCTTTGCTACTCTGCCCCTTTCCACTCTGTCCCCGCTGGCTCTGTTGTGTCTCCTGTTTCCCCATGACCTGCTTCACACAGCTCCACTCCCTCCATCTAATCCTTCTCGGTCCTTAAAAAGCCCTCTTTGTCCTCATTTCTGTGAGATCATTGCCAAGAGAGCTTCCGAAGAGACAAGAAAAATAGTACAAGCTTGCTCCATCTTGAAGATATATTTCTTCCCTAGCCCTGAATCGCCACAAAACCACTCTAGCTTCcctgccctttctcctcctttctagACCCTCTAACAGAATGGAAAGACAGCAAATCTGAGATACAGACAAGCtacattttggggtttttttttttttttttttttttttggttcttctgCTTCATAAATTTTAGGCTTAGAAATGAAGACTTCGCCTGGTTCTTTACCAAACCCAAAACAAGCGTGACATCTGTCACCCATCCAGGTGATGTGAAAAGGTTGTAGTGGGAGTATAAAGAACAAAGATGGTATTCAGCGAGTGTCAAAAGGCAAGCCCAGGAGGGTCTTTATGAGAATTTAGGTCTGTGCTTTCCTTCCCTTGAGAGAGGTACCTTCTCTTAACCCCTGGAGACCATGGTATCCTGGTTGACCAGCTGGACTGTGGAGGGCCGGTGGGCTCTGATGCTCATACGAAATTCTTTGATGACAAAGTAGTAACAGAAAACATCAAGGCAGCAGTTGATGTTGGAGAAATACATAGACAACTGCACAAACAAGCTGATGCCCTGCATCATTCTGCAATCCAAGATAAAGCGGTTCCTCACCAGATACTGCAGGAAGAAGCCCAGGTGCACTGGGAGAAAGGAGACCACAAAGACGACAAGATTGGTAGCAATGGTCCAGATGCAGGCTCTCTTTTGGACCCAGTCCTTAGTGTTGTCTGGACGGCGCAGCAGGATGTGAATACTCCTGTAGGAACAGAAGCCCATGATGGCCATGGGAAGGAGGAAGCCAAAGATCTCCAGGGGGAAGAAGACCCTGGCACTCCAGGTGCCGTCAGACATGTTGTGGAAGCACTTGTATCTCTTCACTTCCCTGTGGAAAGTGTAGATGGGGATGCTTCCAATCCATACCAGCATCCAGATGATACAGCAGATCCCAAAGGTCTTCCTGGGCGACCGGAGGTGGTTGGCCAGGATCGGGtactggatggccaggaacctgTCCAGGCTGATGAAGCAGATGGTAAAGACACTCCCATACATGCTGATGAAGTAGAGGCACTCCCCCAGAGTGCAGAATGCCGGCAAGGGGTTCTCCACTTGTTGCAGGGCCATCTTGAATGGGAGGGAGAGCACCAGCAGTAAGTCGAAGACAGCCAAGTTGATCATGTAGATAGAAGTGGCGATGTACTCCAGCTGCCTCCTCTTCAGGAAGGCACTGAAGCCTCGGATGGCCAGTAGGTTGAGGGCCAGGCCAAGGAGGAAGGTGGGGATGTGGACTGCCAGCTGCAAGGTACTGGTCAGCTTATCCACGGAAGAGAACGAGCAGTTGTCGCTCTCTGGCTGGCTCATGTTCTTGCCTGCAACACCAACAGTAGATGAGAAAGTTCCTCTCACTCAACAAAACAACTTGGCAGGGGATGATGAGCCCTTAGCGACCCATGCTTAGTGTACTGCAAGCAGAAAACACAGAgcgaggggctgggaagatggcttgggGATGAAGCCATGCAAgtatgaggactggagtttagaCCTCCAGAAACCACGTGAATGTGGATGATGGGCATAGTGGTCTACTCAATAATACGACTGCATGGGAGGATGGGGAGACTAAGATCCCTGCAACAAGCTAGGCAACTAGAGTAGCtaaattggagagagagagagagagagagagagagagagagagagagagagatcctgcctcagtatATAAAGTAAAGGTGCTTGAGGGAGACACCTGCCTTCAACCACtgaccagcacacacacacacacacacacacacacacacacacacacacacacacacatccctacaAAAACTGGACTCTTCGGTGCATGagcctctctcctttttttaaaaatcagagctCTTATCGAAAGGAATAACAACACAAACTCTGAATCATGCTGGTTTAAGCGAAGACAGAATTTCACACCATTGAATGCTTCCAGGcctggtggtgtgtgtctgtggtgtgaaCCTGTCATCCAGAAACTGGCAGCGGGTAGAACCGAGAGGCGAAAGGATCACACGTTGAAGACTAGCTTTGACAACCTAGAGAGGCCCTGACTCCAAATTCAGAAAAAGTAGGAAGAGGCCAGGGGATACAGCCCAGGGATGGAGCACCCGCCTAGCGCATACAGCATCTCTGGTTGGGTCTCTGGCAACAcaaacaggaggagggaggagcagggagggggggaaaggaaaggagagaaggagagggaaagtaTTGGGGTGCAGCTGGATCAGGGTTCCAGGGACTGTTAGAGGCTCCATCTTCTCTGTAAGCATGGGACCCTCTGCGCTCCCTCCCTCACTGTTCTTGATGTGTAGACAGTTGAATCCATCCCTGACTGCAGGGGTGATCACATTCCCCACTGGACACAGGAACTGATTTGTCCACTGGGTCAAGGGAAGGTGTGCGGCCTGTCCATGGCAGTTAAAAGCAATCAGATCCATGCCTGGGCTCTTTCTGGGTGGCTTGTGATGAAAAATCTGGAGCAGCTGCAGCCTCTGCTGCCCATGAGGAGAAACCCAGGCAGAAAATGAGTCTTTGTGGAAGGAGGGACATTCCTAGAGGGAATGTGGGAAACTGAAGTCTGTCTAGGACAAAGAAAGGCCTTTAGACAAACAGACGAGAAGGACAGAAGGGCCAGGGATAGAGGTGTGCCTTCCCAGAGGCAGGACCTTGGGCAGGCTCTGAGCAGGTCTGGCTTATGAGTCTGGCCACTTTAGGAGGGTAAGACTGTCATTGTGGGGTTCAGTATAAAGGAAGGGGGTGCCTGGAACAGACTAAAGAGATAATCAGCCTATGTCCCCAAAGCTAGACTTCTAAAAAAATGAATTAGGACCTAATGCCTGCCTGCTTTTCACTGATCCACCTCTGCCTACcttacccttctctctctctctctctctctctctctctctctctctctctctctctctctcacacacacacacacacacacacacaccctttcttctACTTCCCTCAAGTGAGGACAAGCTGCTAGTCTACCAGGCCCTAGACATTG encodes the following:
- the Gpr55 gene encoding G-protein coupled receptor 55 produces the protein MSQPESDNCSFSSVDKLTSTLQLAVHIPTFLLGLALNLLAIRGFSAFLKRRQLEYIATSIYMINLAVFDLLLVLSLPFKMALQQVENPLPAFCTLGECLYFISMYGSVFTICFISLDRFLAIQYPILANHLRSPRKTFGICCIIWMLVWIGSIPIYTFHREVKRYKCFHNMSDGTWSARVFFPLEIFGFLLPMAIMGFCSYRSIHILLRRPDNTKDWVQKRACIWTIATNLVVFVVSFLPVHLGFFLQYLVRNRFILDCRMMQGISLFVQLSMYFSNINCCLDVFCYYFVIKEFRMSIRAHRPSTVQLVNQDTMVSRG